The following are from one region of the Bacteroidales bacterium genome:
- a CDS encoding DUF6340 family protein — protein sequence MRKFYSTTAISVLLISIILCSCSSKNLLTLSVTEPASVYISSNIKTIGIIDRSLPSEKNKKMDKLDKILSVEGKNLDKDGAHESVVGLFDELTNNNRFSEVKIIDNVDVRSPGLGIFPSALSWKTIEQICNENNVDAIFVLSFYDTDAKIDYKVVPIEIIGPLGVKVPAVEHHATIATLIKTGWRIYDPVNKLIQDEYLVNENVVLKGIGINPVKAAKAIMGRKEAVLQVSNEIGHNYALRILPYSIRVSRHYYVRGTNNFKTAKRRAQTGNWNGAAELWEKEVSNPKRKVAGRACYNMAIINEINGDLNAAVEWATKSYTDYKDKMALRYLNVLKYRIEKNKQLQQ from the coding sequence ATGAGAAAATTTTACAGCACAACAGCAATATCTGTATTACTGATAAGCATTATTTTATGCTCATGCAGTTCAAAAAACTTATTAACTTTAAGCGTTACAGAACCGGCCTCGGTATATATTTCTTCAAACATTAAAACAATTGGTATTATTGACAGAAGTTTGCCTTCGGAAAAAAATAAAAAAATGGACAAACTTGATAAAATTTTATCTGTAGAAGGCAAAAATTTGGATAAAGACGGAGCACATGAATCTGTTGTCGGTCTGTTTGATGAACTAACAAATAATAATAGATTTTCTGAAGTGAAAATAATTGATAACGTTGATGTAAGGAGTCCGGGACTTGGTATTTTTCCGTCAGCACTTTCTTGGAAAACAATTGAACAAATTTGTAATGAAAATAATGTAGATGCCATCTTTGTATTATCATTTTATGATACAGATGCAAAAATTGATTATAAAGTTGTTCCAATTGAAATTATCGGTCCTTTAGGTGTGAAAGTTCCGGCTGTTGAACATCATGCAACAATTGCTACCTTAATAAAAACCGGATGGAGAATTTATGATCCTGTAAACAAATTAATTCAGGATGAATATTTGGTAAATGAGAATGTGGTATTAAAAGGTATCGGAATTAATCCGGTAAAAGCTGCTAAAGCAATAATGGGAAGAAAAGAGGCCGTTTTACAAGTAAGTAATGAAATTGGCCATAATTATGCATTAAGAATACTTCCTTACAGTATAAGAGTTTCCAGACACTATTATGTCAGAGGAACAAATAATTTCAAAACAGCAAAACGCAGAGCACAAACAGGTAACTGGAACGGAGCAGCTGAACTGTGGGAAAAAGAAGTTTCAAACCCTAAAAGAAAGGTAGCCGGCAGAGCTTGTTATAATATGGCAATTATCAATGAAATTAACGGTGATCTTAATGCTGCTGTTGAATGGGCAACAAAATCTTATACCGATTATAAAGACAAAATGGCTCTTCGGTATCTCAATGTGCTTAAATACAGAATTGAAAAAAACAAACAATTACAGCAATAA
- a CDS encoding DUF4932 domain-containing protein — translation MIRKTLKIIRNLLLLLLIPILIIGIIYIINPKYIENKAMDLFCPTVNINDEYLNKIVVETPEVYELMQIACSLTETFQADENLIFKGTYYKEVETYFIPFKNHELISKLNEYFKANPYGNSQHTIRILSLNYKINNNNELIYSEIIKVKTILLKLFKTKVFLVPENLDLIESFAKKSNFKDFYNNHKDYYSKLISNYHKLCNFEHMKNWLESKFSVEYQSYRIVFSPLTGGFHSTTKFKDKVKNIEQTFMYVSAPYENIEGLSDKDFEIKAGGKAREVFSEIDHNYVNPLTDKYLKELEKAMPDYLFWNNQKSKSSSYKSSYGTFNEYMTWGVFSLYAIDTYSEENVDTIIKIQADIINDNRKFNRFREFNDELIKQYKENSKPEIEKLYVPMLEWMKKKSAPKNVNSKQGVQ, via the coding sequence ATGATTAGGAAAACTCTCAAAATAATAAGAAACCTATTATTATTATTACTAATCCCTATTTTGATTATTGGTATAATCTATATAATTAATCCAAAATATATTGAAAATAAGGCTATGGATTTATTCTGTCCTACTGTAAACATTAATGATGAATACTTAAATAAAATAGTCGTTGAAACACCGGAAGTGTACGAATTGATGCAAATAGCCTGTAGTCTGACAGAAACTTTTCAAGCTGATGAAAATTTGATTTTCAAGGGAACATACTATAAGGAAGTTGAAACTTATTTTATACCGTTTAAAAATCACGAATTAATAAGTAAACTTAACGAGTATTTCAAAGCCAACCCATACGGAAACAGTCAACATACTATTAGAATACTTAGCTTAAATTATAAAATAAATAATAATAATGAATTAATTTACAGTGAGATAATTAAAGTTAAAACAATCTTACTTAAATTATTTAAAACAAAAGTATTTTTAGTCCCTGAAAATTTAGATTTAATAGAGAGTTTTGCTAAAAAATCAAATTTTAAAGATTTCTACAACAACCATAAAGATTACTATTCAAAACTAATATCAAATTATCATAAGCTCTGTAATTTTGAACATATGAAAAATTGGTTAGAAAGTAAATTTTCAGTTGAATACCAATCATATCGTATTGTTTTTTCTCCGCTGACAGGAGGTTTTCACAGCACAACAAAATTTAAAGACAAAGTAAAAAATATTGAACAAACATTTATGTATGTTAGTGCTCCTTATGAAAATATTGAGGGACTGTCAGACAAAGATTTTGAAATAAAAGCAGGAGGAAAGGCAAGAGAAGTATTTTCTGAAATAGACCATAACTACGTAAACCCATTAACCGATAAGTATCTTAAAGAATTAGAAAAAGCTATGCCTGATTATTTATTTTGGAATAATCAAAAATCTAAATCAAGTTCATATAAATCAAGCTATGGCACATTTAATGAATATATGACTTGGGGTGTTTTTAGTTTGTATGCAATTGACACATATAGTGAAGAAAATGTTGATACTATTATTAAAATACAGGCTGATATTATTAATGACAACAGAAAGTTTAACCGGTTCAGAGAATTTAATGATGAATTAATCAAGCAATATAAAGAAAACTCAAAACCGGAAATTGAAAAACTTTATGTTCCAATGTTAGAATGGATGAAGAAGAAATCTGCACCTAAAAATGTAAATAGCAAACAGGGCGTTCAGTAA
- a CDS encoding erythromycin esterase family protein, whose product MRKKGVLFLVSFIISFVTLSQTNSGKKISAYIKCPSVSNDLKLAFNKNIFEINTTDSVEDFKNFNFLKKIIGNKRFVLLGESSQGVEEYSMIKERLIKFLHQEMGFEVILFESDLFDCNTSYMICDSFNTAEFMKNSIYNAWHTDINLKLFKYIKEKKNSDNPLFLSGFDIKTGINKVTANYKLYDYYKKYFSTEGFIEFVTLDSITNNYFRNVILYGREKDFNDSLSSSLFNRYNKLLNHINKNTEDINKKIIERVIYNKKCLINIINTAKNDPVKYYAMRGKCMAENIEWIAGNLFPDKKIIVWAHNKHIRRNMDHRKNIPTMGFLLSEEIKEQSYIIGLYGLKGSLARGDRSVYNANYLRKNSLEAIICNTDYEISFIDFTKKYSIDPNKQFFLCKEKKTISQVKQSYDGLLFIRNISPPNYINN is encoded by the coding sequence ATGAGAAAAAAGGGAGTATTATTTTTAGTAAGTTTTATTATTAGTTTTGTTACTTTATCACAAACAAATAGTGGAAAAAAAATATCAGCCTATATAAAGTGTCCGTCTGTAAGTAATGATTTAAAACTTGCATTTAATAAAAATATTTTTGAAATAAACACTACAGATTCTGTCGAAGATTTTAAAAATTTTAATTTTTTAAAAAAAATCATAGGCAATAAAAGATTTGTTTTATTGGGAGAAAGTAGTCAAGGTGTGGAAGAATACAGTATGATAAAAGAAAGATTGATTAAATTTCTTCATCAAGAAATGGGATTTGAAGTAATTTTATTTGAGAGTGATTTATTTGACTGTAATACCTCTTATATGATTTGTGACAGCTTTAACACAGCTGAATTTATGAAAAATTCAATATATAATGCTTGGCATACTGATATTAACTTGAAACTTTTTAAATATATAAAAGAAAAAAAGAACAGTGATAATCCTTTATTTCTGTCCGGCTTTGATATTAAAACAGGTATAAATAAAGTGACTGCAAATTATAAACTATATGATTATTATAAAAAGTATTTCTCAACAGAAGGTTTTATAGAATTTGTTACATTAGATTCAATTACTAATAATTATTTCAGAAATGTAATACTATACGGAAGAGAAAAAGATTTTAATGATTCATTATCATCAAGTTTGTTTAACAGGTATAACAAATTGCTTAATCATATTAATAAAAATACAGAAGATATTAACAAGAAAATTATTGAACGAGTTATTTATAATAAAAAGTGTTTAATAAACATAATTAATACAGCAAAAAACGATCCTGTTAAATATTATGCAATGCGTGGTAAGTGTATGGCTGAAAATATTGAATGGATTGCCGGTAATTTATTTCCTGATAAAAAAATTATCGTCTGGGCACATAACAAACATATAAGAAGAAATATGGATCACAGGAAAAACATTCCAACTATGGGCTTTCTTCTTTCAGAAGAAATCAAAGAACAATCATATATTATAGGGCTGTATGGTCTCAAGGGTTCTCTTGCAAGAGGAGACAGAAGCGTATACAATGCAAATTATTTAAGAAAGAATAGTTTAGAAGCAATTATCTGTAATACAGACTACGAAATTTCATTTATTGATTTTACTAAAAAGTATAGCATAGATCCCAATAAACAATTTTTTCTGTGTAAAGAGAAAAAAACGATTAGTCAAGTAAAGCAATCATAT
- a CDS encoding erythromycin esterase family protein: MKPKIILTIISIVISNFVISQNTIKSCPSVSNDLQQAFGNKIIKINQTDLREDFKDLEFLKKIIGNKRFVLLGESSHGVEEYSMIKERLIKFLHQEMGFEVILFESDLFDCNTSYMICDSFNTAEFMKNSIYNAWHTDINLKLFKYIKEKKNSDNPLFLSGFDIKTGINKVTANYKLYDYYKKYFSTEGFIEFVTLDSITNNYFRNVILYGREKDFNDSLSSSLFNRYNKLLNHINKNTEDINKKIIERVILNKKCLINIINTAKNDPSKYLAMRDKCMAENIEWIAGNLFPEKKIIIWAHNGHIRKNMDHRKNIPTMGFLLSEEIKEQSYIIGLYCLKGSLAGGGDRRVYNVNCLRKNSLEAIICNTDYEISFIDFTKKYSINPNKKIFLFKQKKTISQVKQSYDGLLFIKNISPPNYIKN, from the coding sequence ATGAAACCAAAAATAATATTAACAATAATATCCATTGTTATAAGTAATTTTGTCATATCACAAAACACTATAAAGAGTTGTCCCTCTGTAAGCAACGATTTGCAACAAGCTTTCGGCAATAAAATTATTAAAATAAATCAAACTGATTTAAGAGAAGATTTTAAAGATTTAGAGTTTCTAAAAAAGATTATAGGCAATAAAAGATTTGTTTTATTAGGAGAAAGTAGCCACGGTGTGGAAGAATACAGTATGATAAAAGAAAGATTGATTAAATTTCTTCATCAAGAAATGGGATTTGAAGTAATTTTATTTGAGAGTGATTTATTTGACTGTAATACCTCTTATATGATTTGTGACAGCTTTAACACAGCTGAATTTATGAAAAATTCAATATATAATGCTTGGCATACTGATATTAACTTGAAACTTTTTAAATATATAAAAGAAAAAAAGAACAGTGATAATCCTTTATTTCTGTCCGGCTTTGATATTAAAACAGGTATAAATAAAGTGACTGCAAATTATAAACTATATGATTATTATAAAAAGTATTTCTCAACAGAAGGTTTTATAGAATTTGTTACATTAGATTCAATTACTAATAATTATTTCAGAAATGTAATACTATACGGAAGAGAAAAAGATTTTAATGATTCATTATCATCAAGTTTGTTTAACAGGTATAACAAATTGCTTAATCATATTAATAAAAATACAGAAGATATTAACAAGAAAATTATTGAACGAGTTATTCTTAATAAAAAGTGTTTAATAAACATAATTAATACAGCAAAAAACGATCCTTCTAAATATCTTGCAATGCGTGATAAGTGTATGGCTGAAAATATTGAATGGATTGCCGGTAATTTATTTCCTGAAAAAAAAATTATCATTTGGGCACATAACGGACATATAAGAAAAAATATGGATCACAGGAAAAATATTCCCACTATGGGCTTCCTTCTTTCAGAAGAAATCAAAGAACAATCATATATTATCGGGCTATATTGTCTCAAGGGTTCTCTTGCAGGAGGAGGAGACAGGAGAGTATATAACGTAAATTGTTTAAGAAAGAATAGTTTAGAAGCAATTATCTGTAATACAGACTACGAAATTTCATTTATTGATTTTACTAAAAAGTATAGCATAAACCCTAATAAAAAAATTTTTCTGTTTAAACAGAAAAAAACGATTAGCCAAGTAAAGCAATCATATGACGGGTTATTGTTTATTAAGAATATTTCCCCGCCGAATTATATTAAAAATTGA